The window CTCTCGCCGACCAACGGGGTCGAGGAGGTGCAGGTGACCGACGAGGACGAGTACTTCCCTCCGCCTCGCAACCTCCGCGAGCTCCTGGCCGCCGTCGACGCCGCGGCTGCGTTGACCATGCCGTCGTCCGCGGACCGCCGTCCCCTCGTCGACCGCGACGTCGACGCCAGCGACGTACTCGAATCGCTCCAATCCCGCCGGTGAACGCCCGCCCGGCCGCACTGGCCGTTCCGTTCGCGGCGGGCGCCGCCACCGCCCTCGCGCTCGGGATCTATGCCTCGGTCCACGAACCGACGGGCCGGGACTTCGTCCTCACCGGATTCTCGTCCGCGTCGTCGTGGAAGAGCATGTTCGCGTCGGTCACGGTGGTCCTGTTCTTCGTGCAGATCAGTCTCGGCCTGCGGATCGCCGGCCGACTCGGACCCCGACTGCCACCACCGCCATGGGCTCGCGACGTCCACCGACTCGTCGGGACGATCGCGTTCGGGATGTCGATCCCGGTCGTGTTCCACTGCCTGTGGACACTCGGCTATCGCGCCGACGACACCCGGCTCGCCCTGCACTCGCTGCTCGGTTGCGTCGCCTACGGCCTCTACGTCGCCCAGGTGCTCACCGTGCGTTCCGGCGACCGTCCGGAGTGGGCCGTGCCCGTCACCGGCGCGATGCTCGGTATCGCCATGATCGTCGCGTGGTGGACCAGCGCCCTCTACTTCTACGCAGGAATCGGCTCGTGACCCGCCTACGGAAGGCGACCTCGGCGGCCCAGTGGCTGGTGGGCACCGCCGCCGCCACCGCAGTCGTGCTGCTCTTTACGCTCGACGGCAGTCCCGACACCTCTGAGCTTCCGCTGGCCCGACAGGTCGGCGACATGGTCGACGAGGGACGCGAGATCTACGCCCAACAGTGTGCGACCTGCCACGGGGCCGAAGGTCAGGGTGGGCAGGGACCGCCACTCGCCGGCACGGTGCTCGTCAACTATCCCGACGCCGCCGACCAGATCGACATCGTCACCAACGGCGGTGACGGCATGCCGCCGTACGCCGACGTGCTCACCGAGCTGGAGATCGCGTCGGTCGTTGCCTTCACGCGCTTCGCCCTGGAATGAACCGCGCTCTGGGCTGAGGTTCAGGTCGACGCGGGCTCGTCGCCGGCCCGTACACGCGCCTCGATGTAGAGGTCGCCCAGCTGGTGGAAGAGCGTGTCGGTCAGGTCCTTCACCGCTCGTCGCGGCACCTTCCCGTTGACCTTCTCGGGCGGCGGGATCGGCGTGCCGATCACCACGACCACCTTGTGGAAACGCGGGATCCTGGCCCCGAGCGGCAGCGCCTTGGCGCTTCCCCCGATGCCCACCGGCACGATCGGCACCCCTGCCCGCGCGGCGACGAACGACGGCCCGTCGTGCACCTGCTCACGACGCAGACGGGGCCCTTCCTGGCGCGTCCCTTCCGGGAACATCACCAGTGGCTCACCCAGGGCCAGGACGTCCTCGGCGGCTCGCAGCGCGGTGCGATCGGCGCCGCTCCGCTCGACCGGAAACCCACCGAAGAAGGTCAGAAACGCCCCCAGCGGCTTCGAGTTCCACAGGCTCTCCTTACCCATGAACCGCAGTCGCTTCCTCGTGATCACGCCGACGATGGGCGTGTCGGCGAACGACCGGTGCACCGCGGAGAGAATGAACGGACCATCGGGCAGGTTCTCACGCCCGTGCACCTGGAGGCGGAACAGCACCTTGCAGATGGTGTAGACGAACAGCCAGAAGGGGCGGTACATGATGCGCCCGACGAGACCGTGTCGACTCCGCTCCGGCGTGTCGATCGCCTGCGAACCGTAGGTCACGTGCTTGCTCACTCCGGGCCCCGTTCCTCCAACAACCGAGCGATCTCCGTGACGACCTCGTCGATCGACAGGCCGGTGGTGTCGACCACCACCGCACCCGGCGCCTCGGTCAGAGGATCCGCGTCGCGTGTGCTGTCGAGCGTGTCCCGACGGGCGAGGTCGGCGGCCACCGTCTCGTAGTCGAGGTCGGACACTTCCTGGGCTCGGCGGCGAGCCCGCTCTTCGGGGTCGGCGGTGAGGTACACCTTGAGGTCGGCGTCGGGGAAGACGACGGTGCCGATGTCGCGCCCTTCGAGCACGCCGCCGTCGCGGCGGGCCGTCCACTCCCGTTGGCGGGAGACCAGCTCGACCCGCACGGCGGGGTTGGCGGCCACCAGGCTCACCGACCGGGTGACCTCGGGCCCACGAATCTCCACGGTTGCGTCGGCCCCGTTGACCATCACCTTCTCGAGTCCGACATCGAGTTCCATCGAGCGTGCCGTGTTGGCCGCGAACTCCAGGTCGGCGGGGTCACCGCCGGCCCGCAGCACGGCGTAGGCCACGGCCCGGTACATCGCGCCGGTGTCGAGATAGGGCAGACCGACCCGCTGGGCGACGGCCTTGGCAACGGTGGACTTGCCGGAGCCTGCAGGTCCGTCGATCGCGATCACACGCATGAGCGCACATCATGCCGCGTCATCGCAACTGTTCCAATGCCTCGAAGTAGCCGGGGAAGGTCTTGGCGACGCAGCCGGGGTCACGCACCGCCACCCCGGGGACCACGAGGCCGATGAGCGCAAAGGCCATCGCCATGCGGTGGTCGTCGTAGGTGGCGAAGGTCGCCGCCGCCGGTGGTCCCGACGGCCGGATGACCAGTCCTCCCGGGAACTCCTCCGCGTCGACGCCGCAACGGCGGAGCTCGGTGACCGGCGCGCCGATGCGATCGCTCTCCTTGCCCTTGACGAAACCGATGTCGGTGATGCGCGTCGGACCGTCGGCGAACGCGGCGACCACCGCGAGCGTGGGCGCGGTGTCGGAGATGTGGCGGAGGTCCACCTCGATGCCGTGCAGCGGTGCGCCCCGCACCTCGAGGTGATCGGTGCCGATGTCGACGAGGGCGCCCATGTCCGAGAGCACCTCGGCGAAGGCCACGTCGCCCTGGAGCGACGCCGCACCCAGGCCGTCGAGGCGGACCCGACCGCCGGTGATCGCCGCCGCGGCCAGGAAGTAGGAGGCAGCCGAGGCATCGGGCTCGACGACAAAGGTGCCGGGCGACGAGTAGCCGCCGCCGACCGTCCACGCGGTGCCGTCGTCGGCGCTGACCTCGGCCCCGAAGGACCGCATGACCGCCGCCGTCATCTCGAGATACGGGCGACTCACCGCCGCGGTGGTGAGCCGGGCGTCGAGTCCGTGGACCGCGCCGGCGAGCAGCAGACCCGACAGGAACTGGCTCGACACATCGGCCGGCAGGGCGATGCCCGCTGAGCGCAGGGGCCCGGTCAGCCGCAGAGGAAGACAGCCCGGGTCGCCGAGTTCCTCCACCGTGACGCCCATGGCGCGGAGCGCGTCGATCTGGTCGCCCATCGGACGGCCCCGGAGTTGGGGGGCGCCGTCGACCACCACTGGAGCCGCGCCGAGGGCGACCAACGGCGTGAGGAACCGTCCCGTCGTGCCCGACTGGCGGGCATCGACCCTGACCTCGAGGCCCGGAAGCTCGCCGCCACAACCATGCACGACCATCGATGCCGTCGCCGGGTCGGCGTCGATCACGATGCCGAGCGAGCGCAGTCCCTCGACCATCGCGTCGGTGTCCTCGGCGAAGAGCGCACCCTCTATCCGCGTGTCGCCGTCGGCCAGCGCCGCGGCGACCAGTGCACGGTTGGTGATGCTCTTCGAGCCGGGCAGCACGACCGTGGCGTCGGGCGGCGAGGTGAGCGGCTCGATGGGAAACGGATCGGGCAATGCCCTCGGGTCGGACACGGCGCGCGGGTAGATGACCATCGCTCAGCCGAGGGGACGAATCGACGGTCGGTAGCCGAGCACCATCAGCCCGCCCTGGAAGCGCTCGGCCATCGCCGATTCGACCAGCACCACGATGACGCCACGGGGTCCCTCGGCCGAGTGAGCGATCTCGAGGTCGTAGATGTTGACGTCGAGGTCGGCCGCGAGGGTCGCAACCGCGGCGATCTCGCCCTGGCGGTCGAGGACCGGGATACGCATCTCCGACATCTGCTCCGAGGACGGCGCGGTGGTCGGCAGATTGCGGCGAGCCTGGCGGGCGGCCTCGAGATGGCCGAGGAGTTGCTCGGTCTCACCGTTGGCGACCACGTCGCGAAGGCCGGCCAGCTCGCGGATCAACTCATCGAGCACATCGGTGATCGCGCCGCGGTTCTGCGTGCAGATGTCGGGCCAGATGGCCGGATGTCCGGCCGCCACCCGGGTCATGTCGCGAAAACCCCCGGCCGCCAGCCGCAGGAGCGAGCGATGCTCCTCCGCCCGGCCCTCGGCCACGCGCATCAGCGTCGCCGCCGTGAGGTGGGGCACGTGCGAGACGACGGCGACGAGCGTGTCGTGACGCTCCGGTGGCATCACGATCACCTGGGCGCCGAGGGCGGCCACGACCCCTCTGACCTCGGCAAACGCAGCGTCATCGGTGCCTTCGGTGGGACAGAGCACCCACATCGCGCCGCTGAACATGTCGGCCGAGGCGCCGGCAAGACCGTCCTGCTCGCTGCCGGCCATCGGGTGGCCGGGCACGAAGCGGGGATCGTCGACGAGCGCGGTGATCGGGCCCTTCACGCTGCCGACGTCGGTCACCATCGCCGCGCCCGCCTCGAGCGCGGCCGTGGCCAGCGCCGCCACCGAATTCACGGGGGTTGCGATGACGGCAAGATCACACTCGCCGAGTTCGCCGGCCTCGTCGATGGCGCCGATCTCGATCGCCTCGGCCAGATTTGTCTCGTCCTGATCGACACCGATGACGTGCCAGCCGATGTCGCGGAGGGCCAAGCCCACAGATCCGCCGATCAGGCCGACCCCAACGACCATCGCGGTCCGCGTGTCACTCACGGGGGACGATGCTACCCCTCGCCCGGCTCCCCCAACGACGAGTTCCCGCCGACGGCGATCTCGAGGCTGCGGACCTCGTCGCGTGTCAGTTCCCGCCACTCCCCCGGTTTGAGGCGACGGTCGGCGATCGGCCCGATCCGGGTGCGGACGAGCCGGGTGACGGGGTGACCCACTGCTTCGCACATCCGCCGCACCTGGCGGTTGCGACCCTCGTGGATCGTGATGCGCAGCAGCGAGTCGTCGACCGCGGTGACCCGGGCCGGCGACGTCGGGCCGTCGTCGAGTTCGACGCCTTCCCGCAGATTCCTGATGGCCCCGCGACTCGGCGAGCCCTCGACGCTCGCCAGGTACTCCTTCTCGACACCGAACGATGGATGGGTCAGGCGGTGGGTCATGTCGCCGTCGTTGGTCATGAGCAGCAGACCTTCGGTGTCACCGTCGAGGCGACCCACCGAGAAGACCCGGGGCTCCGAGGGCACCATCTGCACGACGGTGGGCCGACCCTGCGGGTCGTCGGCCGTCGTGATGACCCCGGTCGGCTTGTTGAGCAGGTAGTAGACGAGGCCGGGGCGAATGCCGACGACCGCGCCATCGACGGCGACCTCGTCACCATCGACGTCGACGCGACGACCGAGCACCGCGACATCGCCGTTGACCGTCACCCGCCCCTCGGCGATGAGGTCCTCACAGACCCGGCGACTCCCGAAACCGAGTCGGGCGAGCACCTTCTGCAAGCGCTCGCCGTCGGTGTTCACGACTCGTCGGGCCCGGGTTCGGTCCTGGCTTCCGGTTGGACGTCGGCTTCCGATTCGGTGCCGGCTTCGGCCTCGCTGCCGGCCTCGGCCAGGACCTCGGCGTCGGACACGACCCGCAGACCGCGCTCGAGAGCCTCGACCACGTCGGTGCCCGGGAAGAACTCACCCAGCGGCGGGAGATCGCTCACCGAATCGAGGCCGAGCCGTTCGAGAAAGGTCGGCGTGGTGCCGTAGAGCACGGCCTGGCCGGGACCAGGATCGCGCGCGACCTCGTCGACATAGCCCCGCTGCTGCAGCGTCCGCATCACGCCGTCGACGTTGACGCCACGAATCGACGCGATCTGATTGCGCGACACCGGCTGTTTGTAGGCGACCACGGCAAGCGTCTCGAGCGCGGCGGCCGACAGTCGGGACGACTGGCCGTCGAGCACGAAGCGCTCGACGTACGGGGCCTGATCGGTGGCGGTCTGGTAGCGGTAGCCGCCGGCCACGCGGGCGAGCATGAACCCTCGACCCTCGACCTCGTACTGGTGAGCGAGATCGGCGCAGGTCGTCTCGACCTCGTCGACGGAGGCCCCCACGAGCTGGGCGAGCAGGGCCGACGGCAAGGGTTCGTCGGCGACCAGAAGGATGGCCTCGAGGGCCGGCGGGATGTGTTCGGCGACCATTGCTACCCCTCGTAGGTGTCGATCGTGATGGCCTCGGCCGACACCGAGTCGTCACCGACCCAGACCACGGTGATGTCGCCGAAGTTGCCGTGCTGGTCGAGCTCGACCACACCCTGCTTGAACAATTCGAGCACGGCGAGGAACCGCACCACGACCTCGATGCGGTCGACCAGCTCGGACGTGAGTTCGCGGAACGTGATCCGGCCCATCCGAGGCAACTCGTCGACGAGCTCCTCGACCGCCTCGGCCACAGTGACCTTGATCGGTGTGACGTGGGAGAGGTCGACGCGCACCACGGGCTTGGGCGCAGTGGCCTTCAGATACGCGGCGCGCAGGTCCTCGGGCGTCGTGTTGTCGAGCAGATCCGGCGCCAGGCCGATGAAGCGCTCCTCGACCGGCCCGACGCGGCGGGCGTAGGAGCGCGCCGCATGGGCCGAGAGCCTGCGCAGCACGAGGGCGGCGTCCTTGAAGGTCTTGCACTCGACCAGCCGGGCCAGCAGCAGATCGCGCTCCTCCCACAGCCCCAGCTCGTCGTCGAGATCGATCTCGGTGTCGTCGGGCAGGAGCCGGCGGGCTTTCAGTTCGACGAGGGTCGCCGCGATCAACAGGAACTCGGTGGCGACCTCGAGATCGAGCCGATCCATCTTGTCGAGCTCGACGAGGTAGGCATCGACGATCTCCGACAGGTTGATCTCGTAGAGGTCGACCTGCTCCCGCAGGATCAGATGCAGCAGGAGATCGAAGGGTCCGTCGAAGACCGATGTGTGCACCTCGTACGACATTCAGGTGACCCTAGACCGCGAAGGCCCGGGTGCCATGCTCCCGACTCGGCGTTCTAGGTTGGCCCGGTGAGTTCGACTTCGATTGCCTGGTTCCGCCGCGATCTGCGCCTCGACGACAACCCTGCGTGGGCGGCCGCCTGCGAGGCCGACCACACAATCGCGCTCGTGGTGATCGAGCCGACGCTGCTCGATGCGGCCGGTCCGTTTCGCCGCGACGCCTTCCTCCACGGTCTCCACGATCTGGATTCGCAACTCCGCGAACACGGTGGCCGTCTGCGGGTCGAGACCGGTGATCCGGCCGAGATCGTGGCCCGCGTCGTCGAGGAGACCGGCGCCGAACAGGTCCACGCGAACGCCGATGTCACCCGCTGGTCGCAGGCACGAGACGATGCCGTCGACGCGGCACTGGCCGACCCGCTCGTGCGGCACTGGGGCACCCTCGTGCAGCCACCGGGCAGCGTGCTGACGAAGAAGGGCACCCTGTCGCGGGTGTTCACGCCCTTCCACAAGGCGTGGGCCGAGGTACCGGTCGAACCTGCGGTCTCGGGCGAACCCAACTCGCTGGCATCGACGACCACCGACGACATTCCCGCCGTCTCCTCGCCGACTCCGCCGACCGCGGCGGAGATCGTGGACCGGGCCGTCGAGCGGGCGCCCGACTACCCCGATGAGCGCGATCGCCCCGACCACGCGGGAACCACCGAGTTGTCGATCGCCCTGCGATTCGGCCGGGTCTCGGCCCGCGATCTCGCCCGCACGCTCGGACGGAAGCGCAACGACGGCGCCGGGGCCGTTGTGCGTCAGCTCGCCTGGCGTGACTGGTACGCCCACACGACCTACGCCCGACCCGACATCGACCGCGTGGCGCTGCGCCCCGACTACGACCGGATCGAGTGGGAGACCGGCGACGACGCCGACCGGGCGTTCGCCGCCTGGCGCGACGGACGCACCGGCTACCCGATCGTCGATGCCGGCATGCGTCAGCTCGCCGAGACGGGCTGGATGCACAATCGCGTCCGAATGATCGCCGCGTCGTTCCTCGTCAAGGATCTCCTGGTCGACTGGCGACGGGGTGAGCGTTGGTTCCGCCACATGCTCGCCGATGGCGACATCCCCCAGAACGCGGGCAACTGGCAGTGGGTTGCCGGCACCGGACCCGACGCGGCCCCGTACTTCCGCATCTTCAACCCGACCACGCAGAGCGAGCGGCACGATCCCGACGGCACGTACATCCGTCGCTGGGTGCCCGAACTGGCCGATCTCGACGACGAAGCGATCCACGAGCCTTCGGCCGTCGCTCCGCTCGACCTCGAGGCGGCGGGCGTCACCCTCGGCGACACCTATCCCACTCCGATCGTCGACCACGGCGCCGCCCGCGACGAGACCCTCACCGTCTACAAGCGGGCGCTCGAGGCGGCCGACGACGCCGACACCGAGAAATGACCGACACGGCGGCGCCGCGGCCGTACCATGCGACCCCATGACCCGCGTCTTCTCCGGCATCCAGCCCACGGGCGAACTCCATCTCGGCAACTACCTGGGCGCCATCCGCAACTGGACCCGGATACAACACGCCGACGCCATCTATTGCATCGTCGACCTCCACGCCATCACCGTCCCGAAAACCCCTGGCGAGGTCGGCGAGGCGACGATGCGTCTCGCCCAGCTGCTGGTCGCCTCCGGACTCGATCCCGAGGTGTGCACCCTGTTCGTGCAGAGCCATGTGCGCGAACACACCGAGGGCGCGTGGCTGATGCAGTGCAACGTCTCCTTCGGGGAGCTCAGCCGCATGACCCAGTTCAAGGACAAGTCCGACCAGCACGAATTCATCTCCGGCGCGCTGTTCACCTATCCCGCCCTGCAAGCCGCCGACATCCTGCTCTACGACACCGACGAGGTGCCGGTGGGCGAGGACCAGCGCCAGCACATCGAGATCACCCGCGACATCGCCGAGCGGTTCAACTCCCGCTACGGCGAGACCTTCGTGCTGCCCCAGGCCGTCGTTCCCAAAGCCGGTGCCCGAGTCATGGATCTCCAGCGCCCCGATGCGAAGATGTCGAAGTCGCTCGATTCCCCCAAGGGCACCGTCGGGCTACTCGACGACCCGAAGCAGATCGCCAAGAAGATCAAGAGCGCCGTCACGGACAACGACGGCGAGGTCCGCTTCGACTTCGCCGAGAAGCCGGGCGTTTCCAACCTGTTGTCGATCCTGGGAGCGGCCACCGACCGCGATCCTTCAGTCCTGGCCGACGAATACGAGCAGTACGGCCAGCTCAAGGTCGACACCGCCGACGCCGTCGTCGCCCTCCTCGAACCCATCCAGCAGCGGTTCCGCGAGCTCGAGGCCGACCCGGGCGAGACCGCCCGCCTCCTCGCCCTCGGCGCCGACAAGGCCCGCGCCGTCGCCGCCCCCGTCCTCGCCCGCGCCAAGTCCAACCTCGGCCTCCTCCCCACCTGACCCCGCCGAACCCGCCGAACCCGCCGAACCCGCCAAATTGAGGCGAGTTGCCCACCTCCGCGGTGGTCAACTCCACCGAGAAGCGGGGTTGGGGTTGGGGTTGGGGTTGGGGTTGGGGTTGGGGTTGGGGTTGGGGTTGGGGTTGGGGTTGGGGTTGGGGTCAGTCGTCGTCGACGTCGTGAAGGACCTGTGCGATGGCGGGGTCGATGGTCCATTCGTCGGCCGAACGATGGTGTTGCTCGGCCCAGGCGACGGTGAGCGGGTCGCTGCCGGCCATCTCGAGCATGTCCGCGCCGATCTCCGGATGCTGGAGGTAGAGCCCGACCTTGCGGGTGAATCCGGTGCTCTTCGACCACAGCCTGGCGGTGTCGCGACCGGCGACCTTGGCCGACACCGTGGCGACCACCCGTCCCCACGTGCCCAGATCAGCGTCGATCTTGCCGATGTCGTGCAGCAGTGCGGCGGCCAGCACCGGGGGCGTGGCCTCGTTGCCCAGTCGACGTTCGACCTCGCGGGCGACGGCTGCGGTATGGCGACGGTCGGGGCCGTACTGGCGCCGCCAGAGCGCATACTCGGGTTCGGACAGCACCTGCTCGATCCATGCCCGATCGACTTCGGGTGGACCACCGGGGCGGAGCGCGCCGAAGAAACGCCTGGTCAGGTGCAGTGCACCACCCATCAGGACGCCGCCCTCGGGTGGGCCGCCCGATACACGGCGAGCAGGCGTTCGGTCGAGACCTTGGTGTAGATCTGGGTGGTCGAGATCGACGCGTGACCGAGAAACTCCTGCACGGTACGAATATCGGCCCCGTGATCGAGCATGTGAGTGGCACACGAGTGCCGCAGCACATGCGGGGAGAGCTCGGCACTCAAGCCGACGGTGAGCCCGTGCTTGCGGACGACACCCCAGGCGCCCTGTCGACTCAGCCGACCGCCACGATGGTTGAGGAACACCGCCTCCGCATCGGTGCGACTGCTCCACCGCGCGGGCTCCATGACCCGCCGGCCGGCCGGCGCGGTCCATGCGGCGAGTGCAATCGCGGCGTGACGACCGATGGGCACGATGCGCTCCTTGCTGCCCTTGCCCATCACCCGCACCAGTCCGTCGTGGAGATCGACATCGCCCAACGACATGCCCACGAGCTCCGAGATGCGCACGCCGGTGCCGTAGAGCGTCTCGAGGATGGCACGATCCCGCCGGGCGACCGGATGGTCGCCGACGACCGCCTCGATGAGGGCGGTGACCTGATCGAGCGTGAGCGCCTTCGGAAGCCCGCGTGGCACTCGGGGCATCTCGACCTCGGCTGCGGGGTCGTCGGGCCGGCACTCCTCGGCCACGAGGAAGCGGTGCAGTCCCCGCACGGCCACGAGGGTACGGGTGACCGACGCCGGGGCCAGTCCCTCGCCCACCAGCACGTGGACGAACGCGATCACATCGTCCTCGGTGGCCGTGATCACCGTGCCATCCCGCCGTTCGAGATGGTCGCGATAGCGAACCAGGTCACGCCGGTAGGCCGACAGGGTGTTGGTCGAGCGGCCCTTCTCCACGGCCAGCCAGACCAGGAAGTCCTCGGCCTCGTCGTCGAGACGATCGGCGGCATCGACGAGCGGGCCCAACGTCAGCGCCCCAGGTGACGCAGCGCGGCCAGCAGGCCGATGACCGTCTTGGCATCCTTGATCTCGCCGTCGGCGATGGCCCCGGCGACGGTGTCGACCGGCCAACGCTCGATGGTCATGTGCTGCTCCTCGGGCCCCTGCCGGTCGAGCGGCACGGCCTGAAGATCGGTGGCGAGGAACACGTGGGAGTACTCGTCGGAGAAGCCGACCGAGTTGTAGAACTCGGCCAGGGGCACGAGGGGGGTCGAGGTGGTCAGGCCGACCTCTTCGGCCAACTCACGCAGCGCGGTTGCGGCCGGGGCCTCGCCCGCGACATCGCGTTTGCCGGCGGGGATCTCGAGAAGATCGAGCTCGGCCGGCGCCCGGTACTGCCGAACCAGGACGAACTCGTCGCCGTCGAGGGGCACCACTGCGACGGCGCCGGGATGACGGACGACGTCGCGGCTGACCAGCTCTCCGTCGGGCGTCTCGAACTCGGCGACGACGACGTCGATCGCCCACCCTTCGTGGACCTGACGTTCGGAGATGCGGCGGAACCCCGAAGCCGACCGCGGCCCCGGTACGGTCACGACTCGGCGCTGGCCGACTCGGCGGCGGTGGTGGCGTCGAGATCGAGGAGCTGTGGATTGCGGCCGGCCGCTCGCTCCATCGATGCCTTGACGAACTCGCGGAACAGCGGCGACGGACGATCGGGTCGGCTCTTGAACTCGGGGTGGGCCTGGGTGGCGATCCAGAACGGGTGATTCTCGAGCTCGATGAACTCGACCAGGCGACCGTCGGGCGACTCGCCGCTCAGCACGAGTTCGCTGCCCTCGAAGCGAGTGCGGTATCTCGGGTTGAACTCGTAGCGGTGGCGATGTCGCTCGGACACCGTCTCCTTGCCGTAGGCCTCGGCGACGCGAGAGCCCGGGAGCAGCTGTGCCACATAGGCCCCGAGCCGCATGGTGCCGCCCATGTCGGTGACGTCGCGCTGACTCTCCATCAGGTCGATGACCGGGTGCGGCGTGCGGCTGTCGAACTCGGTGGAATTCGCGCCGGCGAGGTTGAGCGCGTTGCGGGCGAACTCGATGGTCATCACCTGCATGCCGAGACACAGACCCAGACACGGCACGTCGAACTCGCGGGCGTAGGCGGCCGCGGCGATCTTTCCCTCGACGCCGCGTTCACCGAAGCCGCCGGGAATCACGATGCCGTCGAGATCCTTCAGACGGCCGGCGGCGAGCAGCCCCTCGACCTCCTCGGCCTGGATCCATTCGATCTGTATGTCGCCGCCGTGGTGGAGGCCACCATGGTTGAGCGACTCGACGACGGACAGGTAGGCGTCGGGCAGGCTGACGTATTTTCCGATCAGACCGACGCGCACCGGCGTGGTGGCGGCCTCGACCTTGGCGACGATCTCCTTCCATGGCGCGAGGTCGACTTCGTGCTCGTCGAGCCCGAGGATGCGGCAGACATAGTCGTCGAGCCCCTCGTCGTGCAGAACCAACGGGATGTCGTAGAGGCTCGACGCGTCGGCGGCGTTGACCACGCCCTCCATGGGCACGTCGCACAGATTCGAGATCTTGCGACGCAGATCGGCGCTGATCGGATCGTCGGAACGACACACGATGGCGTCGGGCTGGATGCCGCGGCTGCGCAGTTCGGTGACCGAGTGCTGTGTCGGCTTGGTCTTCTGTTCGGCCGAGGGCCCGATGAAGGGCACCAGTGTGACGTGGACGTAGAACACGTTCTCGCGACCCACGTCGAGACGGAACTGCCGGATCGCCTCGAGGAACGGCAGGATCTCGATGTCGCCGACCGTGCCGCCGACCTCGGTGATCACGACGTCGACGTCGTCGGACACGAGCCGGTTGATCCGGCGCTTGATCTCGTCGGTGATGTGCGGGAGG is drawn from Acidimicrobiales bacterium and contains these coding sequences:
- a CDS encoding deoxyribodipyrimidine photo-lyase, translated to MSSTSIAWFRRDLRLDDNPAWAAACEADHTIALVVIEPTLLDAAGPFRRDAFLHGLHDLDSQLREHGGRLRVETGDPAEIVARVVEETGAEQVHANADVTRWSQARDDAVDAALADPLVRHWGTLVQPPGSVLTKKGTLSRVFTPFHKAWAEVPVEPAVSGEPNSLASTTTDDIPAVSSPTPPTAAEIVDRAVERAPDYPDERDRPDHAGTTELSIALRFGRVSARDLARTLGRKRNDGAGAVVRQLAWRDWYAHTTYARPDIDRVALRPDYDRIEWETGDDADRAFAAWRDGRTGYPIVDAGMRQLAETGWMHNRVRMIAASFLVKDLLVDWRRGERWFRHMLADGDIPQNAGNWQWVAGTGPDAAPYFRIFNPTTQSERHDPDGTYIRRWVPELADLDDEAIHEPSAVAPLDLEAAGVTLGDTYPTPIVDHGAARDETLTVYKRALEAADDADTEK
- the trpS gene encoding tryptophan--tRNA ligase; translation: MTRVFSGIQPTGELHLGNYLGAIRNWTRIQHADAIYCIVDLHAITVPKTPGEVGEATMRLAQLLVASGLDPEVCTLFVQSHVREHTEGAWLMQCNVSFGELSRMTQFKDKSDQHEFISGALFTYPALQAADILLYDTDEVPVGEDQRQHIEITRDIAERFNSRYGETFVLPQAVVPKAGARVMDLQRPDAKMSKSLDSPKGTVGLLDDPKQIAKKIKSAVTDNDGEVRFDFAEKPGVSNLLSILGAATDRDPSVLADEYEQYGQLKVDTADAVVALLEPIQQRFRELEADPGETARLLALGADKARAVAAPVLARAKSNLGLLPT
- a CDS encoding HD domain-containing protein codes for the protein MGGALHLTRRFFGALRPGGPPEVDRAWIEQVLSEPEYALWRRQYGPDRRHTAAVAREVERRLGNEATPPVLAAALLHDIGKIDADLGTWGRVVATVSAKVAGRDTARLWSKSTGFTRKVGLYLQHPEIGADMLEMAGSDPLTVAWAEQHHRSADEWTIDPAIAQVLHDVDDD
- a CDS encoding site-specific tyrosine recombinase; the protein is MGPLVDAADRLDDEAEDFLVWLAVEKGRSTNTLSAYRRDLVRYRDHLERRDGTVITATEDDVIAFVHVLVGEGLAPASVTRTLVAVRGLHRFLVAEECRPDDPAAEVEMPRVPRGLPKALTLDQVTALIEAVVGDHPVARRDRAILETLYGTGVRISELVGMSLGDVDLHDGLVRVMGKGSKERIVPIGRHAAIALAAWTAPAGRRVMEPARWSSRTDAEAVFLNHRGGRLSRQGAWGVVRKHGLTVGLSAELSPHVLRHSCATHMLDHGADIRTVQEFLGHASISTTQIYTKVSTERLLAVYRAAHPRAAS
- a CDS encoding NUDIX hydrolase, which translates into the protein MTVPGPRSASGFRRISERQVHEGWAIDVVVAEFETPDGELVSRDVVRHPGAVAVVPLDGDEFVLVRQYRAPAELDLLEIPAGKRDVAGEAPAATALRELAEEVGLTTSTPLVPLAEFYNSVGFSDEYSHVFLATDLQAVPLDRQGPEEQHMTIERWPVDTVAGAIADGEIKDAKTVIGLLAALRHLGR
- a CDS encoding CTP synthase — its product is MTKHIFVTGGVVSGLGKGLSGSSLGRLLKARGLRVTMQKLDPYLNVDPGTMNPFEHGEVFVTDDGGETDLDLGHYERFVDENLTQDSNATTGSIYSSVIAAERRGDYLGKTVQVLPHITDEIKRRINRLVSDDVDVVITEVGGTVGDIEILPFLEAIRQFRLDVGRENVFYVHVTLVPFIGPSAEQKTKPTQHSVTELRSRGIQPDAIVCRSDDPISADLRRKISNLCDVPMEGVVNAADASSLYDIPLVLHDEGLDDYVCRILGLDEHEVDLAPWKEIVAKVEAATTPVRVGLIGKYVSLPDAYLSVVESLNHGGLHHGGDIQIEWIQAEEVEGLLAAGRLKDLDGIVIPGGFGERGVEGKIAAAAYAREFDVPCLGLCLGMQVMTIEFARNALNLAGANSTEFDSRTPHPVIDLMESQRDVTDMGGTMRLGAYVAQLLPGSRVAEAYGKETVSERHRHRYEFNPRYRTRFEGSELVLSGESPDGRLVEFIELENHPFWIATQAHPEFKSRPDRPSPLFREFVKASMERAAGRNPQLLDLDATTAAESASAES